In Streptomyces seoulensis, the following are encoded in one genomic region:
- the lnt gene encoding apolipoprotein N-acyltransferase, whose protein sequence is MRSTRSLGRLLDSPWPRSGAAAFAGTLPVLAFPAPALWWFAYVALVPWIALARTAPTARRAALDGWCGGLGFMVAVHHWLLPSLHVFIFLIAALLGALWAPWGLLVRRLLGGTPSPARAFAALLVLPSTWLAVELVRSWQGLGGPWGMLGSTQWQVGPALRLASVGGVWLLSFLVVAVNVALAVLISVPASRVPAVASLLATAAATSAAYAWAPRADVDGRTRIAVVQPGVHNGSEQRFAREETLTRQLAGRDVDLIVWGESSVGHDLGDRPDLARAIAALSRETGADILVNVDARRSDRPGIYKSSVLIGPDGPTGDRYDKMRLVPFGEYIPARALLGWATSVGKAAGEDRHRGSEQVVMRAGHLRIGPLICFETAFPDMGRHLTEDGADVLLGQSATSSFQHSWAPEQHASLAALRAAETGRPMVHATLTGVSAVYGPDGERVGPWLGTGASAARVYDVPLAHGVTPYVRYGDWPVHGALLVLAVLGVTEGVRALRPRRTGPEPLVPRARTARGSPARPVR, encoded by the coding sequence ATGAGGAGTACGAGGTCGCTCGGCCGGCTGCTGGACTCCCCGTGGCCACGCTCCGGCGCCGCCGCTTTCGCGGGCACGCTGCCGGTGCTCGCGTTCCCGGCGCCCGCGCTGTGGTGGTTCGCCTATGTGGCGCTCGTCCCGTGGATCGCGCTGGCCCGCACCGCGCCGACCGCGCGCCGGGCCGCGCTCGACGGCTGGTGCGGCGGGCTCGGGTTCATGGTGGCCGTGCACCACTGGCTGCTGCCGAGCCTGCATGTGTTCATCTTCCTGATAGCCGCCCTGCTGGGCGCGCTCTGGGCCCCCTGGGGCCTGCTGGTACGCCGGCTCCTGGGCGGCACGCCTTCCCCCGCCCGCGCCTTCGCCGCCCTGCTCGTACTGCCCTCAACCTGGCTGGCGGTGGAACTGGTCCGTTCCTGGCAGGGTCTCGGCGGGCCCTGGGGCATGCTCGGCTCCACCCAGTGGCAGGTCGGACCGGCGCTGCGCCTCGCCTCGGTGGGCGGGGTCTGGCTGCTCAGCTTCCTGGTGGTCGCCGTCAACGTGGCGCTTGCGGTGCTGATATCGGTCCCCGCCTCCCGCGTCCCCGCCGTCGCCTCCCTGCTCGCCACCGCCGCCGCGACGAGCGCCGCGTACGCCTGGGCCCCGCGCGCGGACGTGGACGGGCGGACGCGGATCGCGGTCGTCCAGCCGGGCGTGCACAACGGCTCGGAGCAGCGGTTCGCGCGGGAGGAGACGCTGACCCGGCAGTTGGCGGGCCGGGACGTGGACCTGATCGTCTGGGGCGAGAGCAGCGTCGGCCACGACCTGGGCGACCGGCCCGACCTGGCCCGCGCCATCGCCGCCCTGTCCCGGGAGACCGGCGCCGACATCCTGGTGAACGTCGACGCCCGCCGCTCCGACCGCCCCGGCATCTACAAGAGTTCGGTCCTGATCGGCCCCGACGGCCCCACCGGCGACCGGTACGACAAGATGCGGCTTGTTCCGTTCGGGGAGTACATACCGGCCCGCGCGCTGCTCGGCTGGGCCACCTCGGTCGGCAAGGCGGCGGGCGAGGACCGGCACCGGGGCTCGGAGCAGGTCGTGATGCGCGCCGGGCACCTGAGGATCGGCCCGCTGATCTGCTTCGAGACCGCGTTCCCCGACATGGGCCGCCACCTCACCGAGGACGGCGCGGACGTCCTCCTCGGCCAGTCCGCCACCTCGTCCTTCCAGCACAGCTGGGCCCCCGAGCAGCACGCCTCGCTGGCCGCGCTCCGGGCCGCCGAGACCGGCCGCCCGATGGTGCACGCCACCTTGACCGGCGTCTCGGCGGTCTACGGCCCGGACGGCGAGCGCGTCGGCCCCTGGCTCGGCACCGGCGCGAGCGCCGCCCGCGTGTACGACGTCCCGCTGGCGCACGGAGTCACGCCGTACGTGCGATACGGCGACTGGCCGGTGCACGGCGCACTACTGGTGCTGGCGGTGCTCGGGGTGACGGAGGGCGTGCGGGCGCTCAGGCCGCGCCGGACGGGTCCTGAGCCGCTCGTACCACGCGCTCGCACAGCTCGTGGGTCGCCAGCGCGTCCCGTGCGCTGA
- a CDS encoding Gfo/Idh/MocA family protein, which translates to MKVGCIGLGDIARKAYLPVLGTQPGIDLHLQTRTPATLTAVGDSLHLPAGQRHETLDSLLDAGLDAAFVHAPTAVHPEIVTRLLEAGVPTYVDKPLAYELTDSQKLVELAERQDVPLFVGFNRRYAPGYAQLLEHPRDLILLQKNRVGLPEEPRPMILDDFIHVVDTLRFLVPGPVDDVTVRARTEGGLLQHVVLQLSGDGFTALGVMNRLSGSAEEILEVSGQDTKRQVINLAEVIDHRGQPTVRRRGDWVPVSRQRGIEGAVLTFLDAVRAGEPLSARDALATHELCERVVRAAQDPSGAA; encoded by the coding sequence GTGAAGGTCGGCTGCATCGGACTCGGTGACATCGCGCGGAAGGCGTATCTGCCGGTCCTCGGCACCCAGCCCGGAATCGACCTCCACCTCCAGACCCGCACCCCCGCCACCCTCACCGCCGTGGGCGACTCGCTGCACCTGCCCGCCGGACAGCGGCACGAGACGCTGGACTCGCTGCTGGACGCCGGACTCGACGCGGCCTTCGTGCACGCGCCCACCGCCGTCCACCCGGAGATCGTCACCCGGCTCCTGGAAGCGGGCGTCCCCACCTACGTCGACAAGCCGCTCGCCTACGAACTCACCGACTCCCAGAAGCTGGTGGAGCTGGCCGAACGCCAGGACGTGCCGTTGTTCGTCGGCTTCAACCGGCGGTACGCCCCCGGCTACGCGCAGCTCCTGGAGCACCCGCGCGACCTGATCCTGCTCCAGAAGAACCGGGTCGGCCTCCCCGAGGAACCGCGCCCGATGATCCTGGACGACTTCATCCACGTCGTGGACACCCTGCGCTTCCTGGTGCCCGGCCCGGTGGACGACGTCACGGTGCGGGCCCGTACCGAGGGCGGCCTGCTGCAGCATGTCGTGCTCCAGCTCTCCGGCGACGGCTTCACCGCGCTCGGGGTGATGAACCGGCTCAGCGGATCGGCCGAGGAGATCCTGGAGGTCTCCGGGCAGGACACCAAGCGCCAGGTGATCAACCTCGCCGAGGTGATCGACCACAGGGGCCAGCCCACCGTGCGCCGCCGGGGCGACTGGGTCCCGGTGTCCCGGCAGCGCGGCATCGAGGGCGCCGTCCTCACCTTCCTCGACGCCGTCCGCGCGGGCGAACCGCTCAGCGCACGGGACGCGCTGGCGACCCACGAGCTGTGCGAGCGCGTGGTACGAGCGGCTCAGGACCCGTCCGGCGCGGCCTGA